Within Pseudomonas paeninsulae, the genomic segment GAACAAACTGCCGTCGCTGGCGATGACCAACGTGCATGAAGTGCTGGAACGGGTCGCCAGCCTGGTCGAGGCAGAGAGCCAGGGCAGCATCATTCTGGTGCGTGATTACGACCCGAGCATTCCCGACGTGCTGATCGATCGCGAACAGATGATCCAGGCCGTGCTCAATATCGTGCGCAACGCCATGCAGGCCATCGGCGGGCAGAACGAAATGCGCCTGGGCCGCATCACCCTGCGCACCCGCACCCTGCGCCAATTCACTATCGGCCATATCCGCCACCGCCTGGTGGCCCGCCTGGAAATCATCGACAACGGCCCCGGCATCCCGGCCGAATTGCAGGACACCATCTTCTATCCCATGGTCAGCGGACGTGCCGACGGCACCGGGCTGGGCCTGGCGATAACCCAGAACATCATTAGTCAGCATCAGGGTCTGATCGAGTGCGAGAGCCATCCTGGTCATACCCTGTTCTCGATCTTCCTGCCGCTTGAACAAGGAGTAACTCCGTCATGAGTCGCAGTGAAACCGTATGGATCGTCGACGACGACCGTTCCATCCGCTGGGTGCTGGAAAAAGCCCTGCAACAGGCAGGCATGACCACCCAAAGCTTCGACAGCGCCGACGGTGTCCTCAGCCACCTCAGCCGGCAACAACCGGATGTGATCGTCTCGGACATCCGCATGCCTGGCTCCAGCGGCCTGGAACTGCTGGCGCGGATCCGCGAACTCTACCCACGCCTACCGGTCATCATCATGACCGCCCATTCCGACCTGGAGAGCGCAGTGGCGTCCTACCAGGGCGGCGCATTCGAGTACCTGCCCAAGCCGTTCGACGTCGATGAAGCGGTCTCCCTGGTCCAGCGCGCCTATCAGCATGCGCAGGAGCAACAAGGCCTGCAGGTGCCTGTCGAGCAGCCGCGCACCCCGGAAATCATTGGCGAAGCGCCGGCCATGCAGGAGGTGTTTCGCGCCATCGGCCGGCTCTCCCATTCCAATATCACGGTCTTGATCAACGGCGAATCCGGCACCGGCAAGGAGCTGGTCGCCCACGCCCTGCACCGGCACAGCCCGCGGGCCGCCTCGCCCTTTATCGCGCTGAATATGGCGGCGATCCCGAAAGACCTGATGGAGTCCGAGCTGTTCGGCCACGAGAAAGGTGCCTTCACTGGGGCGGCCAACCTGCGCCGCGGCCGTTTCGAACAAGCCGACGGCGGCGCCCTGTTCCTCGACGAAATCGGCGACATGCCGGCCGACACCCAGACCCGCCTGTTGCGCGTGCTGGCCGACGGCGAGTTCTACCGGGTCGGCGGCCACACGCCGGTCAAGGTCGATGTACGGATCATCGCCGCCACCCACCAGAACCTGGAAATCCTGGTGCAGGAAGGCAAGTTCCGCGAAGACCTGTTCCACCGCCTCAATGTGATCCGCATCCACATCCCGCGGCTGTCCGACCGTCGCGAAGACATCCCGACCCTGGCCCGGCACTTCCTCGCCCGCGCCGCCCTGGAGCTGGCCGTCGAACCCAAACTGCTGAAGAGCGAGACCGAGGACTATCTGCAGCACCTACCCTGGCCGGGCAACGTGCGCCAGCTGGAAAACACCTGCCGCTGGATCACCGTAATGGCCTCCGGCCGCGAGGTGCATGTCAGCGACCTGCCCCCGGAACTGCTCAGCCAGCCGCAGGACAGCGCGCCGGTGAGCAATTGGGAACAGGCCCTGCGCCAATGGGCCGACCAGGCTCTGGCCCGCGGCCAGTCGGACCTGCTCGACAGCGCAGTGCCGGCCTTCGAGCGGATCATGATCGAAACCGCGCTCAAGCACACCGCCGGCCGCCGCCGTGACGCCGCCCTGTTGCTGGGCTGGGGCCGCAACACCCTGACCCGCAAGATCAAGGAACTGGGCATGAAGGTCGACGGCAGCGATGACGACGACAGCGACGACGCCTAAGCGCGAACCGAGTACAGAAAAACGGGCCGCTGGCCCGTTTTTTTGCGGCAAGTGCAGAGCGTAGCCGGATTACGCTGGCGCTCATCCGCAAGGGTGTTTCCGGGTTGCGCCGGGCTTATCCAGGTACGCAGTTGTAGACAGGGCCTCTCATAAGCCGATGCATACAGTTGCGCGATGCTTACAGGGCAGCCCTCGAGGCAGGCTGGCAAGGCGCCATGTTTTGGCCACTAGCCGCAGCAACGACCAATTGCAGCCGTCTTTTCGACCCATGCCCTGAATCGGCACCAGGATGCACCGCAATGCACAGGCAAGGAACATTTTCGCTCGCTGGCACCGCGCCCCGACTCCCCGCGACACCGCCGCACCCAGCAAAAACGGGGCGTTGCGCCGCCGTAACAAAACTGGCACACAGTCTGCATATGCTTAAGCAATCCCAGTTTCGGGGACCTTGGTACAGGCAGGCCGGGGATTCCCCGCTTTTATTCGTACGCCAGGCTGACCGTTAGCCGCCACCGCCCGTCCAGCTCCTCAGCGCGCCACTCGCCGCGCAGCGGACGGGCCGCCACCACTCGCAGCAGCAACTCCCGCCCCTCGCGCCGCACCCGCCAATTGACCAGCTTGCCCTGCAGGTGCAACTGCCCCTGCTGCTCGCGCCCCAGGCTTTCGACGCGCAGAAAAAATGCCCCGTCGATGTGACTGGCACGCACCTTCGGCTCGACGTTGAACCACAGCTGCAGCCCCTGCTCCGTCACCTCGACACTCGCCAGCCACAGTGGCTCGGGTTGAAACATACGACCGATCATCAGTCCGATCAGAAAACCGAACAACGCCAGGGAGCCGATCACCTGCAGCCAAGGGCGCGGCCGCGAGCCCGAATCAGGAGTAGAATGCCGACCGTCTTCAGGCTTGGAGCCGCGCATGTTTCACGTGATCCTCTTTCAACCGGAAATTCCACCGAATACCGGCAACATTATCAGGCTCTGTGCCAACAGCGGCTGCCACCTGCACCTGATCGAGCCACTGGGCTTCGAACTGGATGACAAACGCCTGCGCCGCGCCGGGCTCGACTACCACGAGTACGCCACCCTGCAGCGTCATGCGGATCTCCCCAGCTGCCTGGAAAGCCTCGGCCAGCCGCGCGTCTTCGCCTTCACCACCAAAGGCTCTCAGCCCTATCATCAGGTGCGCTACAAGCCCGGCGACGCCTTTCTATTCGGCCCGGAGAGCCGCGGCCTGCCCCAGGACATACGCGACGCGTTGCCCGCCGCACAATGCCTGCGCCTGCCGATGCGCGAAGGCTGCCGCAGCCTGAATCTGTCCAATACCGTGGCAGTGGCCGTCTACGAGGCCTGGCGCCAGCAGGACTTCGCCACGCCCTGACAGGCCTCCCGCCCGGGTGGCTTCAGCCCACCTTGTGCCAGCACATTTGCAGTACAAAAAAGCGCCCCGAAGGGCGCTTTTTATCTGCGGCAACGGCTCAATTGGCCGGAGCAGCCTCGCCAGCCTGCTGCTGAATGCGCTGCAGCTCTTGGGCGTAGAGGGCGTCGAAGTTCACCGGCGCCAGCATCAGTGCCGGGAAGGAGCCGCGCACCACCAGACTGTCGAGGGTTTCGCGCGCATACGGGAACAAGATGTTCGGGCAGAACGCGCCCAGGGTGTGGCTCATGGCGGCGGCGTCCAAACCCTTGACCAAGAAGATCCCGGCTTGCTGGACTTCGGCGATGAAGGCAGTTTCTTCGCCATTTTTCACGGTGACCGAGAGGGTCAGCACCACTTCGTGGAAGTCGCCTTCGAGCGGCTTCTGCCGGGTATTCAGGTCCAGTGCAACGCTCGGGCTCCATTCCTGACGGAAGATCTCCGGGCTCTTCGGCGCCTCGAAGGACAGGTCGCGGACATAGATGCGTTGCAGGGAAAACTGCGGATTCTGTTCGCCTTGGGCGGCGCCGTTGCTAGCTTGTTCAGTCATGGCAATGCCTTCTTGTCGTGGGTACTGAGTAGATGAGGGGAGTACTAAGCCTCGAGCAGCGCATCCAACGTGCCAGCGCGCTCCAAGTCATACAGATCGTCGCAGCCACCAACATGGCTGCTGCCGATCCAGATCTGCGGCACCGAGGTCTGCCGCGCCTTGCGGGTCATCTCCGCACGCACCTCAGGCTTGCCGTCGACCTTGATTTCATCGAAGTCCACGCCCTTGCGGGCCAGTAACTGCTTGGCACGCATGCAGTAGGGGCACCAATCGCTGGAATAAATGACGACGGCAGACATATCACTTCACCAATGGCAGGTTATCGCCACGCCAGCTGGCAATCCCGCCAGACAGCTTGGCGGCATTGAAACCGGCTTTTTTCAGGTCACGACTGACCGTCCCGGCATGCTGGCCCATGGCATCGACCACGATCAGGGTCTTGCCTTTGTGCTTTTCCAGTTCGCCGATGCGGCTGGTGATTTTTTCATAGGGGACGTGCAAGGCGCCGACGATATGGCCGGCAGAGAAATCCTTCTGCCCACGCACATCCAGCACCATGCCCTGCTCGCTGTTGATCAAGGCGGTCAGCTCGCGGCTGCTCAGGCTTTGCCCGCCTTTACGCAGCTCCGTGAAGATCAGCAGCGCCAGCAGGACAACGAACAATCCGCCCAGTACATAGTGGGTAGAGGCAAATTCAATCAGATTGGCAAGCATGAGGTGGTTCCGGGACGGTAAAATCCCGGCAGTATACACAGCCCCACAGGTCGGCCACACCCCGCCCGGCGGTGACGGGCCTGATAGCAGGCCTTAAAATGCCTGGCCTTTTTGTCCCTTATGCACAGCGAGCCAGATTAATGAGCGCCACGCCCAAACCTTTGGTCCTGATCATTCTCGATGGCTTCGGTCACAGTGACAGCACCGAATACAACGCCATCCATGCCGCCAACACGCCGGTCTACGACCACTTACGCGCCACCCAGCCGCACAGCCTGATCTCAGGTTCAGGCATGGACGTCGGCCTGCCGGACGGCCAGATGGGCAATTCCGAGGTCGGCCACATGAACCTCGGCGCCGGTCGCGTGGTGTACCAGGACTTCACCCGGGTGACCAAGTCCATTCGCGATGGTGAATTCTTCAACAATCCGGCGATCACCCGCGCGGTGGATCAGGCGGTGGGCACCGGCAAGGCCGTGCACATCCTCGGCCTGCTGTCCGACGGTGGCGTGCACAGCCACCAGGATCACCTGGTCGCCATGGCCGAACTGGCCGCCCAGCGCGGCGCCGAGAAAATTTACCTGCACGCCTTCCTCGATGGCCGCGATACGCCGCCGAGAAGCGCCCAGGCCTCCATCGAACTGCTCGACACCGCCTTCGCCAAGCTCGGCAAGGGCCGCATCGCCAGCCTGGTCGGCCGCTATTTTGCCATGGA encodes:
- the ntrC gene encoding nitrogen regulation protein NR(I), coding for MSRSETVWIVDDDRSIRWVLEKALQQAGMTTQSFDSADGVLSHLSRQQPDVIVSDIRMPGSSGLELLARIRELYPRLPVIIMTAHSDLESAVASYQGGAFEYLPKPFDVDEAVSLVQRAYQHAQEQQGLQVPVEQPRTPEIIGEAPAMQEVFRAIGRLSHSNITVLINGESGTGKELVAHALHRHSPRAASPFIALNMAAIPKDLMESELFGHEKGAFTGAANLRRGRFEQADGGALFLDEIGDMPADTQTRLLRVLADGEFYRVGGHTPVKVDVRIIAATHQNLEILVQEGKFREDLFHRLNVIRIHIPRLSDRREDIPTLARHFLARAALELAVEPKLLKSETEDYLQHLPWPGNVRQLENTCRWITVMASGREVHVSDLPPELLSQPQDSAPVSNWEQALRQWADQALARGQSDLLDSAVPAFERIMIETALKHTAGRRRDAALLLGWGRNTLTRKIKELGMKVDGSDDDDSDDA
- the secB gene encoding protein-export chaperone SecB is translated as MTEQASNGAAQGEQNPQFSLQRIYVRDLSFEAPKSPEIFRQEWSPSVALDLNTRQKPLEGDFHEVVLTLSVTVKNGEETAFIAEVQQAGIFLVKGLDAAAMSHTLGAFCPNILFPYARETLDSLVVRGSFPALMLAPVNFDALYAQELQRIQQQAGEAAPAN
- the grxC gene encoding glutaredoxin 3 produces the protein MSAVVIYSSDWCPYCMRAKQLLARKGVDFDEIKVDGKPEVRAEMTRKARQTSVPQIWIGSSHVGGCDDLYDLERAGTLDALLEA
- a CDS encoding rhodanese-like domain-containing protein: MLANLIEFASTHYVLGGLFVVLLALLIFTELRKGGQSLSSRELTALINSEQGMVLDVRGQKDFSAGHIVGALHVPYEKITSRIGELEKHKGKTLIVVDAMGQHAGTVSRDLKKAGFNAAKLSGGIASWRGDNLPLVK
- the trmL gene encoding tRNA (uridine(34)/cytosine(34)/5-carboxymethylaminomethyluridine(34)-2'-O)-methyltransferase TrmL; translated protein: MFHVILFQPEIPPNTGNIIRLCANSGCHLHLIEPLGFELDDKRLRRAGLDYHEYATLQRHADLPSCLESLGQPRVFAFTTKGSQPYHQVRYKPGDAFLFGPESRGLPQDIRDALPAAQCLRLPMREGCRSLNLSNTVAVAVYEAWRQQDFATP